In Brachionichthys hirsutus isolate HB-005 chromosome 20, CSIRO-AGI_Bhir_v1, whole genome shotgun sequence, the genomic stretch ATAGGATTTTTTTCAGGAGTCTTCTTTCTTATTTTCAGGAAAGGGAAATAATTTGCAATACCtcactttttgttttcaaaatcaaaatgtttccaAATGTAATGGCAAATAAATCTAACTTTGTGTCCGGTTGTTCTCATTAATCCGTTGTTTTAAACTAACCCTATTTGAGATAGTTTTATGTTCACTTATATTCAAACTAATGGTTTGTGactcaagttgggttccgtcgaACTCTAACCCTTGAGAGAACTTTACTGAAAGCTCGCTGACAGAGCGGAACCTTTCTGCTCCACGAAATGCTTTTTCAGGAAAACTTACCGGTCGGACCGGAAGTTGACAACTACTTTCCGGTTTCTTTAAAGCAGGGTTGGCGGTAAAGATGGAGACCGCAGGTAGCGAAACTTTACACGGCGATGATAGGAGTCTGGACTACAGAGTGCGAGTGCCTTCTAAGAAACGTGTAATCGATCACATTGATCGGTATAAAGACATTTTACTCGCAGCTCTTGACGCACAGAAGGACGTTGAAGAAGAGACTAAAGGAGTTTTACTGCGAGATCTGTTAGCGGTGGGTCAAACTGTTAGCATGATGCTAAGAGTAAACCGTTCCCATTGTTCTGACGTGATAGgccgtaaaaaaacaaaacaggaacaagtatttattttaaaggccGGTTGAGCGGCGGCTAATCAGCTAGCATCCAAAATCAGAGCAGCGATCATCAAGCTAATCTCAATCTGCATCAATAGGAGGTTGAAGCTGAGGCCTAGTAGCATTTTCATTCTGTCTGAGTGCAATTAGCATAATAACAGCAGATCGCCCAACCGCGTGTGCTCTGTGTGCTGCTTctgaagggtgggggggggggggggggggcaccgatcGATCACTCAGGAATAGAACAGTTTATAGAGGACGGATGGATGTCAGGCTGCTGCTAGCTGACCAGAGAACAGTTTATAGAGGACAGATGGATGTCAGGCTGCTGCTAGCTGACCAGAGAACAGTTTATAGAGGACAGATGGATGTCAGGCTGCTGCTAGCTGACCAGAGAACAGTTTATAGAGGACAGATGGATGTCAGGCTGCTGCTAGCTGACCAGAGAACAGTTTATAGAGGACAGATGGATGGCAGGCTGCTGCTAGCTGACCAGAGAACAGTTTATAGAGGACAGATGGATGTCAGGCTGCTGCTAGCTGACCAGAGAACAGTTTATAGAGGACAGATGGATGTCAGGCTGCTGCTAGCTGACCAGAGAACAGTTTATAGAGGACAGACGGATGTCAGGCTGCTGCTAGCTGACCAGAGAACAGTTTCTGTGCAGAACTTTGAGGCAGCTGTTCAAGACAACGTTCTGGTGAATGGACAGCCATGGGAGGAGGCTCCTGATGTTGAAGGTGATTATCTGAATAACTACAGACCGTGTTCCGGGCTTAGACGTTCTTTTTGGGTTGAACGTGCTGTAAACGTTCTCTGTGCTTTCAGAACTGGAGAGTCTGCTGGATGACGCCATCGTTGACACGACCTGCAGACGACGATCCTACCCCAAATACATCCTACCTCACGTGATCCACACCCTCAAAGCGAAACGCAAACTCATGGTGAGACTCACAAGAACGGTCTTCTCGCGGGGCGCATAAATGTCCAGCATCGTCTGTTTGAAAAGACGAGAGGAAATTACGTTGTGACGACACGTGCATCTACAGACGCACGGTTTTAAAGAGCAAAATGTCTGCAGGTAGCAACGTCTGATCTTTATAATGATGGTTTGTTTAATGTAGGAAGTAAGgggtaccgtattggcccgaatataagaCGAcgccctctttttcaagactcaagtttgaaaaaatactttttgaacaccaaattaaatttttatacagaaaataattacagtacatctgaaacaaatgattataacaatatattcgagagaaaaagcatgttattttgcctcattcaaatcatgcaaaaacatcttaatatctcacgtctcacatcttaatatctgaacatttaaatatgtgaactaaagtgcaatcacatttctaaatgaatggcttctggtgtttaaaatgtaaataaatctactgtgataaaacaacaaaatagcaataactgcatgaaccatcaaagtgaagtctaaccgTAACTGTAGTCTTGAAACGAATACGAGTAAGGAACAGTAATGCAAACTGGTTTAACCTTGAGAGTAGCTGAGAGCTGTTGCGCTTTAaagatatctggcgccatctagcgttctgGATGGGTAGCATGTCTAGACTGCGAATGTAAGACGACTCCCACTTTTTCAGTCTTATTtcaatgcaaaagaaaaacaccgtcttatattcgggccaatccGGCAATGGTTTTCATGAAGCACTGCtgattcttctttctcttccttcttgtcccctgaggggtcgccacagcaacccagccttctccacttcaccctgtcctttgcatcgtcctccccaacaccagccactctcatgtcctccctcactacgtccatgtctcttctcctgggtcgtcctctagtcctgttccctggcacctccatcctcagcatccttctaccgatatagtccctgtctctcctctggacatgtccaaaccatcaaagtctggtctctctgaccttgtctccaaagcgtctaaccttcactgttcctcttattgtctcattcttaatcctgtccaacctggacactcccaaggagaacctcagcatcttcatctcctccacttctagctccgcctcctgtcttttcctcagagacactgtctctaagctgtccatcatggctgtcctcaccactgtctctaagccgtccatcatggctgtcctcaccactgtctctaagccgtccgtcatggctgtccttaccactgtctctaagccgtccatcatggctgtcctcaccactgtctctaagctgtccatcatggctgtcctcaccactgtctctaagctgtccatcatggctgtcctcaccactgtctctaagccgtccatcatggctgtcctcaccactgtctctaagccgtccatcatggctgtcctcaccactgtctctgagccgtccatcatggctgtcctcaccactgtctctgagccgtccatcatggctgtcctcaccactgtctctgagccgtccgtcatggctgtcctcaccactgtctctgagccgtccatcatggctgtcctcaccactgtctctaagccgtccatcatggctgtcctcaccactgtctctaagccgtccatcatggttgtcctcaccactgtctctaagccgtccgtcatggctgtcctcaccactgtcttggaGGCCTGTCCCTTTGTCCTCGCTGATGGCGTGTGCGTTTAATTGTTTTTCAGGGGCAGTATGGGCAGTGTGTCGATCCTCCATTACACGCCAACGATCCTGACCGAGGTTGTAACCAATAATCAATCTGATTCTCTAAAGCAACAGTTTCAAGTTAAGTTGTATCGTATCATATTATTTAGATCagaggtgggcaaacattttgtctCCCGGGCCGCTATGGGTTTTaacatttgacagaggggcggggccaggaaccgaTGGACGGAGTGTTtgcgtgaactaatataaaCGACATTTAAAGCGTGAcaggaaaggatttggccttctACAGGCGGCAAAGCAGGAATATGCAGAGATCATTGAGCAAATTACAGGGAGAGGcttaattagaataaaatgtagTCGCGTGATTTGGACGAGTGCGGCGGGCCGGATTGAACAGCCCACTGGGCCGTCTCTGGCCtgcgggccttagtttgcccatgcccgATTTAGATGGTGGGCTCTAGTTATTGAAGTCAACAGTTAATGTCGATAATTGACAGATTTATAGACGAATGAAGTGGCTAGTTAATTAGCATGGTGATAAAGTCCTGCTGCTTGTGTGTCACCAGAGGCCATCATGAAAGGTTtatcagctgcagctcctgcgatGGTGAAACAGGCCAAGCAGGTCATGGAGGTAACGCCTTACCGATCAATCCTTATTGCTGTTGTACTGATTCTAGGTGAAAGATGTCACTCTTTTTACTTTGTAGTCAATCAGGTCCATTCACAAACAAGCTGAAGGCCTCTGTGAAATTGTCAACATGAAGTCAAGTTCCAGCACATTGGAGATCCACAGAGAAGTGTTTGGCTTTCAGGATCAATCGGTCCAGCGCCTTCCTGTTGGGATGAggagcagacaggaaatgaagagAGCTGCAGACGAAGCAGGCGCTTCAGACTGCTACGTGTCAGCCAGTAAGAAAATGGCTCCACAGTAACAATGGTTTTATATTTCACCTTGTGTTTGTTCACATAAACACAACTGAAGGAAATGGGTGTTTGTGGTCAGCTCTTTTAATCAATATCAAAGTGATTGACGTGATCGTTTGCGCCAGTGTGTGCAGTAAAGGTTCCAGGCAGTGGTTAGCGCCATCGCCTCGgcaagaaggtgccgggtttgaatcctatctgcgGAGTTCGtgtgttccccgcctctcgcccatggcatgctgggaaaggctccaatgaatgaatgactgttaTGTGATGAACACATGATGTAAAGGGTCTGAAACATAAATGTTTGCGTGTAAACGCTGTGGTGCTCTGCAGGGCAGCTAATACCTCTGGTTTATTGATTTGGAGGGAACCTGAAACCAGTCTACCCGGGGGtggaagtgggaggagcttCCAAGGCTCAAACAGATGAGGCTTCGTTTAGTCTATGAAGTTTACTTTGAAAGCACGTCTTTCTTTCAAACAATAAAAGCCCCAGTTTAATGGAGGAATAAATATCTGGGCCTGTTTGGGAGCAGACAAAAAACCAAAACGGATCAAAGGAAACCGTACGGAAGAGTCCAAGTCTGATGGTGAAGAGGCTGAAGTTAAAAGCAACTTAAATATAAAGATATACAGGGGGCTGTTAACGACgcgttaaaatatcaaatgcttGTATGCCGTGAATTCCAGGTGAGAAGCTCGACAGGTGAGAGTAGTAAAAATCAGCATGACAAAAATCGATCAAGCCACTGTTGCATCAtatagacagacaggcagagagagagacagacagacagaggcaggcaggcagagataGAGACAGatagcgacagagagagagagactgatagggagagagagaggcaggcagagagagagagaggtgctgCTGCACGTAACAGTGATGACTCGGTGTTTATAATAATGACGTTGATTTAAGAATGATGACGTGAGCCGGTAGAGCCCAAGTCTTCCTCGTTTCTGCTCTGCAGCGTCATCATCGTCACCGGATGAGTtcgcgcctcctcctccccccctcctcctcctgctcctcctgaatctCTGAGAAgccaaaaatattaaaactataATTCTTTCCAGTGGCAGgtggtcagggcctgcaaggccttctctgcttgcctaacataaccagaaatcaagaatacatgatcatatttatgataaaatcaatttaattttatgtatatatatatatatattcttcacattcatgtcatattatattacagtgatgtatttttaggtgagagttgagtttttatccaatcagaattcagctagcttgtgttgccaggcggatttcatagtaccagtggcaagtactatccgtccgagaccttcagaatcagcgctgcttgccgtctgtgttgtgtgagtgaacgggctcgtggagttgagttgatagacagttgcgatagccaatcggatcacgagttggtgaaacaagtccttcctgcttgtctcacgttacaagtcaataacggacctttacagagaagctagctctcgtgagccgacgtcgtccaactccggagctagctaacctgtcccaggtggggaaagcatttgtacgccacttccaggcttcaaacttttggctcaTGGCTTccgcagtttattgatttttaaatgctccggaaaaaatatcccgtgttgtacacgattgaggtgatgcaacacccggtagtgcgtaagtgtgtgtttgtacattatttctaaagccgtggtgtcataaatgatggtattatgaggggtatttactcaagtcggactaagtcggacttcactgaaggcctaggcgtaaaatgcaccgcccgccactgattTTTCCCCATAACTCCACTTTCAGAGACATGTAACAGACAACTAGGGAAACAAACGCAGGCGATGACAACTTCCGGTTGTTCCTGGCGCAGgtacattattatttatgagACATTTTGGCTTTTAATCTgtgtaataaatataattacataTTAACAGTGTACGAGTgtcagaggaggaagtggagggtTTAAAGTGCGGAGCAGCTGGACGCCACGCCCTTCCTGTCCACTCGGGTccaacacacaagcacaaagtCCAGTGTCAAAAGATCCGTTTTAATCACAAGAtttacaaacaaaaaacaaaaaacattcgCAATGAGAACATTAGCTTGGAGATAACTCTCGCTAAATGGCCAATTGGCTAAACTCTTTTGGTGTGGTTGCTTTAGCATTGTCGCTACACTGTCAACTAATGTGGTTCAAACCGTTGTCTCTGCCAAATATAACCAATATTCCACATGCCGGACAGTTTTGGCAGAGATATGGAAATTTTACTTTCCACAATTAGGTGTTAGCCAACTGTTTTAACTCTTACATTGAGTTCTGAGCTCATCCGAAGCTTTGGAATGAAGTCATTGGCTTAAATAAACGAGGCAACCCCTGAGGCAACATTTCTGCCATCTGTTTTGCGATTTTCTCGAATCTCATCTGCTCAGTCTAATTTGAATTTCAGAATTTGAGCTCACTTTCCTAAAACTTTATGAAGTTGAACCTTCAATCATTTGGCATCAAACCACAAACCTGTTTGGAATCACATAAAAAACATCGACAAAAACCGACATCTACGAATGTAAACACGAAGCCCTCGGCACGCGTCGAGCGCAGCCGCCGACGCTTCTTATACAAAATGAAACAATTAAGTGGAATAATCATTGGCACTTCATCTAAACTCGTTTCTATGAATACACTGAGTTTAAAACAACATGGATAATCCGTAAAATCAGGCAGTCTGGGAGGCGGAGCCGTTTCTGCTTCTGAGTCCATGTGGCGTTTACTGCGCTAACTCGTGGCCATCCCTCCACCATTCCGTCTTCTCATCCATGGACTCGTTCTCTATTGATCCGCCTTTCGTTCAGTCGTTTCTGGACCGCAGGTTTCTGACTGGAAAGAAGACGGAGTGGCTTCAACAGGATGCCGGGCGGCCATGACGGTTCGTACCGTTTAACACTCGGCTGCTGCTCATGAACTTTCAAAaagtatatgtatttatatcaACCCATGTTTTCGGATCCGTCTGAACCGGCCATCTGACCCATTAAAGGTTCCTTCCGTGGGCAGCTGGAGTTTGAATCCCAGCGGTAACACTTCTGTGGGTAAAACACTTTCACCTTCAGAATTCGGCTCCTATTTTCAACCTGTGAATCCAAATAATATTTAAACGTGTCGCCATGACGATCTGGTTTCAGAACCCCAGCAGGATCTGTTTGATATGGTCCATGTCTTCGTCTTCCTATGTGAGTTAACGGTTGTCCACGATGGTTCTTTGTCCTCCGTCTCATGTGGCTTTGTCTttcttgctgctgttgctgtctgCAGCCTGCTGGTGGAGGCGCTTTTGGTTATGTCTGGATTTGACTGGCAACGCCGCCGCCAGCAGAATGCATCCGATATGGAGGCTGAAGCACCAGGACCTGCCGGGAGGGGGGCGGAGCAACAGATAAAACCACCATTTCTGAATCGTCTTAACCAGTCGTTTCCTCCGGAGGTCTGGTTTACGACGGCGATTAGACCTGACTGTGTTAATGAGACCCTATCGCCTCCGCGACGGAACATTCTCATTGAAACATGACACCTTATTGACCTGTAAAACTTGATGGACGGTCCCACAGACAGCAGCACGAAAGGAACCACCGTGTAGCATATGGCGATCTGAGTGGCCCCCcacgtgatgacatcatagaccATTTTGTGGGAAGGTGATTGCAGGAAGTATGGCCGGACGTTGTGTCTGACCTGAGaggataaaacatttattaaacagGAAGATGTGAGTCGGTGGATGCTACAGAGCTACGCTATCCTCAGCTACCTAGCAGACGTGTGTTAGCTTCTCCGACGTAACATTCCCCTGCAAATCTTCCCATGTCAGCTAACAGATAGCTATGCTAACAGCACGGACGGCTTACTGCTCTGGCAGCCAGTGTGATGACGATGCCGGTGAGGAAGGTGAGGTAGTAGCCCGGATAGGCGCCGTGCCACATGGCTGATAGGATGAAGGTGGCTGCTGTTGGGTGATAGGGACATCGTTCGTAACACACCCTGTCAaccagaggtcaaaggtgaaacTCGGGAACAGAAGCTCAGGACGGAAGGACAAGCAGCAAGGACTGTCTTTCATGTTTATGTTTCATTCACGGCATCGGCTGGGAGAGATGCTTTATATTGGCGTAGCGTAGCACATAGCTAACAAGCCAACAGGCTATAGATTAGCATCAACATCAgaaacacagcaacaacaaggCCAACGTTTCCTGACCTTTTGAGCCAGTGTGCCGTCTGAATGTTCCAGTTGTCGAGGAAAACTTTGAAGCTTGTTGCTGTCTGAAAAGAGATCCAAAAGAAATCCATTTATTTAGAGCCAATCAGCTACCAGCCTGCACTCAGGTAGCTAACAGGTACTTAGGAACACTTgaaaccaggggtccccaaactacggcccgcgggccggatccggcccatttggcctggccccctgaacaataccagagacccaaaataaaatgtacttattttcctttccatacaacatgagtagccgcccttttatttttaatgacggTCACATAAGGCCAGAAAGTTGATGttccaatgttctgtaatatcaacttattacatagtaattactttgtaataacagggcaggtttcctcacatggcatggttggcagcactgtagaggggggcaaaatggccctggtatcgaatcccactacgggaatgaggtggagcaggggcaacagggtaggtccagggcacacctgagcggagtggggCGGACCagcggtccagttcactccgcccaggtaaggccctgggcctaccccgccgcccctactccacccccactcccacagttggatgcgaacccagttcctccggtaaccctaccgaccacgccaccgtataggtgaggagacctgaggtattactaaagtcgtacctgtcaaataataagttgacatctcagaccacagcgtgttgttgtgttgtgctttttccttttgtgttatgtggagtgggcgtgtctccgaccaggtgacgtcgtactggattcaaaaccagtgcctctggtctaaagtaatcaatgctactgtctatttatcctaatgtctGGTGGGGTAACCTctgggtggtgtagtgggtagtgcactcgACTCCCTGCTgggagatcctgggttcgaaaccaaggcgtgcagcgttcaggttttttacaataatttgaggtttgttgtttgctcctctgcagctgtattggatcagctgattgatccagtcgttcttattggatcagctgattgatccagtagttcttattggatcagctgattgatccagttgttcttattggatcagctgattgatccaggttcttattggatcagctgattgatccagtcgttcttcccctctgcacttcctgatagtgctggagagagactgagtttgggtgtgagaggcattgcgtgtgtgacactccattcatgtcactgtgtgtagttgtgatggtgagatgaagcctaaactacagcctgcctccgcattcggcccctaaatgttcagcccccccccccccccccactgccatcatcacacttttcctgtacaaactggccccgccctccatcagagaagggaaaagtgatgtggccctcacaggaaaacgtttggggacccctgcttgaAACAAACCTCGATGTTCCGGATTCTCAGGTTGGAGATGAGGTCCCAGCGAGGGGAGCCGTCTTCATGGTAGCCATTGAAGCCGAAGCCCGCGGCGTTGTTGATAGCATCGGCTGAGGTCAGAGACACGCCGTGAGACAGGTCAAACAGAACGACGAGGCGGACGCATGTTGGACACGGCAGCCAATGAAAGGCTGTCGTTGTGAAAGTATTGGCAGAACATCGGGAGGTGTGGTCTTGATTTTTACCCACCGAGGGTCCAGACGAAGTAGTACTTGGGTCTGGTGGTCAGCATGGACAGGTACAGGTAGACCACCTGAGCGTACAGCGGCGTGCTGGCAATGAAGTCGTCATCAATATTTCGTTCCACGGGGAACACTTTACACACGGACAGAAACACCAGGAGGCAGAAGCAGGACGTGGCCACTTTACGGACGACTTCCGTCTGAGGGGACAGACATTGAAATTCACCAAGTTCAGCTGGAAGCGGAACGTCCTCCGTCCCGCCCAGCTGCAAACAGCTCCGGTTtcacaacaacaggaagtgtctCCTACGTTTGGGGAGGGTTCGCTCGGCCGCAGCGTCCCgctggacttcctgtctgcctccTGGTCTCTATGGCGACAGGGGTCTCCCTCGATGAAGGCCATGTAGTCGTTGTAGGAGCTGGTGGGTCCGGCCAGGATCCCCATGAAGTTACAGTTGTAGCTGAAGTACTCCAGCAGACTGGGCATCctcctgcacgcacacacacacacacacacacacacgcacgcacgcacacacacacagtccataaggggtccgatatgaa encodes the following:
- the nsl1 gene encoding kinetochore-associated protein NSL1 homolog isoform X1 produces the protein METAGSETLHGDDRSLDYRVRVPSKKRVIDHIDRYKDILLAALDAQKDVEEETKGVLLRDLLANFEAAVQDNVLVNGQPWEEAPDVEELESLLDDAIVDTTCRRRSYPKYILPHVIHTLKAKRKLMGQYGQCVDPPLHANDPDREAIMKGLSAAAPAMVKQAKQVMESIRSIHKQAEGLCEIVNMKSSSSTLEIHREVFGFQDQSVQRLPVGMRSRQEMKRAADEAGASDCYVSASKKMAPQ
- the nsl1 gene encoding kinetochore-associated protein NSL1 homolog isoform X2; protein product: METAGSETLHGDDRSLDYRVRVPSKKRVIDHIDRYKDILLAALDAQKDVEEETKGVLLRDLLANFEAAVQDNVLVNGQPWEEAPDVEELESLLDDAIVDTTCRRRSYPKYILPHVIHTLKAKRKLMYGQCVDPPLHANDPDREAIMKGLSAAAPAMVKQAKQVMESIRSIHKQAEGLCEIVNMKSSSSTLEIHREVFGFQDQSVQRLPVGMRSRQEMKRAADEAGASDCYVSASKKMAPQ
- the LOC137909683 gene encoding lysophospholipid acyltransferase 2-like, which gives rise to MAAEESQSTACTGSSLLQPVSEITDLPLDQVNFVACQLCALVSAFWFRLFLHPSKTSPFIRHVVATLLGLYFALFCFGWYALHFLVQSGLTYGIMILTGVEHMHKYCLLVALSYLSLCQITRVYVFDYGMYSADFTGPMMVITQKITSVAFEIHDGMARKEEHLTPGQKMLAIRRMPSLLEYFSYNCNFMGILAGPTSSYNDYMAFIEGDPCRHRDQEADRKSSGTLRPSEPSPNTEVVRKVATSCFCLLVFLSVCKVFPVERNIDDDFIASTPLYAQVVYLYLSMLTTRPKYYFVWTLADAINNAAGFGFNGYHEDGSPRWDLISNLRIRNIETATSFKVFLDNWNIQTAHWLKRVCYERCPYHPTAATFILSAMWHGAYPGYYLTFLTGIVITLAARAVRHNVRPYFLQSPSHKMVYDVITWGATQIAICYTVVPFVLLSVGPSIKFYRSWCFSLHIGCILLAAALPVKSRHNQKRLHQQAADSNSSKKDKAT